One segment of Mus caroli chromosome 6, CAROLI_EIJ_v1.1, whole genome shotgun sequence DNA contains the following:
- the Lrrc61 gene encoding leucine-rich repeat-containing protein 61 translates to MEPPGEKPGEAEALSITPQLLKSHSGEFALDSILLLKLRGLGVVDLGCLGECLNLEWLDLSGNALTHLGPLASLRQLAVLNVSNNRLTGLEPLAACENLQSLNAAGNLLTTPGQLQCLAGLQALEHLRLRDPLARLSNPLCANASYWAVVRELLPGLKVIDGERVSGRGSELYQLCRDLDSSLRSGSSPGPRAIEAQPWVEPGYWESWPIRSSSILEEACRQFQDTLQECLDLDRQASNSLAQAQQALSPAETTSSFVF, encoded by the coding sequence ATGGAGCCTCCtggagagaagccaggagaggctGAGGCGCTGAGCATCACACCCCAGCTGCTGAAGTCCCACTCAGGAGAGTTtgccctggattccatcctgtTGCTGAAGCTTCGGGGTTTAGGGGTGGTGgacctgggttgtttgggggagTGCCTGAACCTTGAGTGGCTTGACCTATCAGGCAACGCACTTACCCACCTGGGCCCACTGGCATCCCTGCGCCAGCTGGCTGTGCTCAACGTCTCCAATAATCGTCTTACAGGGCTGGAGCCACTAGCAGCCTGTGAGAACCTGCAGAGCCTCAATGCTGCTGGTAACCTGCTGACCACTCCTGGTCAGCTGCAGTGTCTGGCTGGGCTGCAGGCCCTGGAGCACCTGAGGCTCCGGGACCCTTTGGCTCGGCTCAGCAACCCGCTCTGTGCAAATGCTTCCTACTGGGCTGTGGTCCGAGAGCTACTGCctggcctcaaagtcatagaTGGGGAACGAGTGAGTGGGCGGGGCAGTGAGCTGTACCAGTTATGCCGAGACCTGGACAGTTCCTTGCGCTCCGGCTCCAGCCCAGGGCCCAGAGCCATCGAGGCCCAGCCATGGGTAGAGCCCGGCTACTGGGAGTCCTGGCCCATCCGGAGCAGCTCCATTCTGGAGGAGGCCTGCCGACAGTTCCAGGACACACTGCAGGAATGCCTTGACCTGGATCGTCAGGCCAGCAATAGCTTGGCCCAGGCCCAGCAGGCTCTCAGCCCTGCAGAAACCacctcttcctttgtcttttaa